One genomic region from Candidatus Roizmanbacteria bacterium CG_4_9_14_0_2_um_filter_38_17 encodes:
- a CDS encoding DNA methyltransferase yields the protein AFKDAQKSKMKIAIKVIDIFGNDTTKVIEVNI from the coding sequence CGCTTTCAAAGACGCTCAAAAAAGCAAAATGAAAATTGCAATCAAGGTGATTGATATATTCGGCAACGACACGACCAAGGTTATTGAGGTGAATATTTAA
- a CDS encoding phage antirepressor protein, with protein sequence METTKIALFKGKKIRKKLFQNEWWFSILDVITVLTDSPQSKTYWAKMKERDIEMSQPFPFWEQLKLPAEDGKMRKTDCADTEGIFRIIQSIPSSKAEPFKRWLAKVGFERVKEIENPELATKRTRILYKLKGYPDDWIEKRMRGIAIREELTDEWQKRGAREQRDYEILTAEISKATFGITPSEYKKVKGLKRENLRDHMDDFELIFTMLGERSTTEIHRNEDSKGVNKLKDDARVGGKIAGNARKELENKLGRSIVSKKNYLPTKKGKKKLT encoded by the coding sequence ATGGAAACAACAAAAATAGCATTATTTAAAGGCAAAAAAATTAGAAAAAAGCTATTTCAAAATGAGTGGTGGTTTTCAATTTTGGATGTTATCACAGTACTTACAGATAGTCCTCAGTCTAAAACGTATTGGGCAAAAATGAAAGAACGTGATATAGAAATGTCCCAACCGTTCCCATTTTGGGAACAGTTGAAACTTCCCGCAGAAGATGGAAAAATGCGTAAAACTGATTGTGCCGATACCGAGGGAATTTTTCGCATTATTCAATCTATCCCATCGTCTAAAGCTGAACCATTTAAGAGATGGCTGGCAAAAGTAGGGTTTGAACGAGTTAAAGAAATAGAAAATCCCGAACTGGCAACAAAAAGAACTAGGATACTTTACAAACTCAAAGGGTACCCAGACGATTGGATAGAAAAAAGAATGCGTGGTATTGCAATTCGGGAGGAATTAACAGATGAGTGGCAAAAAAGAGGTGCGAGAGAACAAAGGGATTATGAAATATTGACAGCGGAAATTTCTAAGGCTACTTTTGGTATAACTCCGAGTGAATACAAGAAAGTAAAAGGCTTAAAACGAGAAAACTTGCGAGATCATATGGATGATTTCGAACTTATTTTTACTATGCTGGGTGAAAGGTCAACCACAGAAATTCACCGCAATGAGGATTCCAAAGGTGTTAATAAGTTGAAAGATGATGCAAGAGTTGGTGGAAAAATTGCAGGGAACGCCCGAAAAGAGCTGGAAAATAAACTTGGACGATCAATTGTTTCAAAAAAAAACTATTTACCAACAAAGAAAGGCAAGAAAAAACTTACATAA